A region of Eschrichtius robustus isolate mEscRob2 chromosome 19, mEscRob2.pri, whole genome shotgun sequence DNA encodes the following proteins:
- the DPF1 gene encoding zinc finger protein neuro-d4 isoform X5, whose product MATAIQNPLKSLGEDFYREAIEHCRSYNARLCAERSLRLPFLDSQTGVAQNNCYIWMEKTHRGPGLAPGQIYTYPARCWRKKRRLNILEDPRLRPCEYKIDCETPLKKEGGLPEGPVLEALLCAETGEKKIELKEEETIMDCQKQQLLEFPHDLEVEDLEDDIPRRKNRAKGKAYGIGGLRKRQDTASLEDRDKPYVCDICGKRYKNRPGLSYHYTHTHLAEEEGEENAERHALPFHRKNNHKPKKAPDGTVIPNGYCDFCLGGSKKTGCPEDLISCADCGRSGHPSCLQFTVNMTAAVRTYRWQCIECKSCSLCGTSENDGASWAGLTSQDQLLFCDDCDRGYHMYCLSPPMAEPPEGSWSCHLCLRHLKEKASAYITLT is encoded by the exons CCTAGGCGAGGACTTCTACCGAGAAGCCATCGAGCACTGCCGCAGCTACAACGCACGCCTGTGCGCCGAGCGCAGCCTGCGCCTGCCGTTCCTCGACTCGCAGACCGGCGTGGCCCAGAACAACTGCTACATCTGGATGGAGAAGACCCACCGCGGCCCGG GTTTGGCCCCGGGACAGATCTACACGTACCCCGCCCGCTGTTGGAGAAAGAAACGGAGACTCAACATCCTGGAAGACCCCAGACTTCGGCCCTGCGAGTACAAGATTG ACTGTGAGACGCCATTGAAGAAGGAGGGCGGCCTCCCAGAAGGGCCGGTCCTTGAGGCTCTACTGTGTGCTGAGACAGGGGAGAAGAAGATAGAGCTGAAGGAGGAGGAGACCATTATGGACTGCCAG AAACAGCAGCTGCTGGAGTTTCCACATGATCTTGAAGTGGAAGACTTGGAGGATGACATTCCCAGGAGGAAGAACAGGGCCAAAGGAAAG GCATATGGCATCGGGGGTCTCCGGAAACGCCAGGACACCGCTTCCCTGGAGGACCGAGACAAGCCGTATGTCTGTGATA TCTGTGGGAAACGGTATAAGAACCGGCCAGGGCTCAGCTACCACTACACCCACACCCACCTggctgaggaggagggggaggagaacgCCGAACGCCACGCCCTGCCCTTCCACCGGAAAAACAACCATAAAC CCAAGAAGGCGCCTGATGGCACTGTCATCCCCAACGGCTACTGTGACTTCTGCCTGGGTGGCTCCAAGAAGACGGGGTGTCCCGAGGACCTTATCTCCTGTGCCGACTGTGGGCGATCAG GACACCCCTCGTGTTTACAGTTCACGGTGAACATGACGGCAGCTGTGCGGACCTACCGCTGGCAGTGCATCGAGTGcaagtcctgcagcctgtgtggCACCTCGGAGAACGAC GGTGCCAGCTGGGCGGGTCTCACCTCCCAGGACCAGCTGCTGTTTTGTGACGACTGCGATCGGGGTTACCACATGTACTGCCTGAGTCCCCCCATGGCGGAGCCCCCGGAAG GGAGCTGGAGTTGTCACCTCTGTCTTCGGCACCTGAAAGAGAAGGCCTCTGCCTACATCACCCTCACCTAG
- the DPF1 gene encoding zinc finger protein neuro-d4 isoform X1, with the protein MATVIPGPLSLGEDFYREAIEHCRSYNARLCAERSLRLPFLDSQTGVAQNNCYIWMEKTHRGPGLAPGQIYTYPARCWRKKRRLNILEDPRLRPCEYKIDCETPLKKEGGLPEGPVLEALLCAETGEKKIELKEEETIMDCQKQQLLEFPHDLEVEDLEDDIPRRKNRAKGKAYGIGGLRKRQDTASLEDRDKPYVCDICGKRYKNRPGLSYHYTHTHLAEEEGEENAERHALPFHRKNNHKQFYKELAWVPEAQRKHTAKKAPDGTVIPNGYCDFCLGGSKKTGCPEDLISCADCGRSGHPSCLQFTVNMTAAVRTYRWQCIECKSCSLCGTSENDGASWAGLTSQDQLLFCDDCDRGYHMYCLSPPMAEPPEGSWSCHLCLRHLKEKASAYITLT; encoded by the exons ATGGCCACGGTCATCCCCGGCCCCCTGAG CCTAGGCGAGGACTTCTACCGAGAAGCCATCGAGCACTGCCGCAGCTACAACGCACGCCTGTGCGCCGAGCGCAGCCTGCGCCTGCCGTTCCTCGACTCGCAGACCGGCGTGGCCCAGAACAACTGCTACATCTGGATGGAGAAGACCCACCGCGGCCCGG GTTTGGCCCCGGGACAGATCTACACGTACCCCGCCCGCTGTTGGAGAAAGAAACGGAGACTCAACATCCTGGAAGACCCCAGACTTCGGCCCTGCGAGTACAAGATTG ACTGTGAGACGCCATTGAAGAAGGAGGGCGGCCTCCCAGAAGGGCCGGTCCTTGAGGCTCTACTGTGTGCTGAGACAGGGGAGAAGAAGATAGAGCTGAAGGAGGAGGAGACCATTATGGACTGCCAG AAACAGCAGCTGCTGGAGTTTCCACATGATCTTGAAGTGGAAGACTTGGAGGATGACATTCCCAGGAGGAAGAACAGGGCCAAAGGAAAG GCATATGGCATCGGGGGTCTCCGGAAACGCCAGGACACCGCTTCCCTGGAGGACCGAGACAAGCCGTATGTCTGTGATA TCTGTGGGAAACGGTATAAGAACCGGCCAGGGCTCAGCTACCACTACACCCACACCCACCTggctgaggaggagggggaggagaacgCCGAACGCCACGCCCTGCCCTTCCACCGGAAAAACAACCATAAAC AGTTTTACAAAGAATTGGCCTGGGTCCCTGAGGCACAGAGGAAACACACAG CCAAGAAGGCGCCTGATGGCACTGTCATCCCCAACGGCTACTGTGACTTCTGCCTGGGTGGCTCCAAGAAGACGGGGTGTCCCGAGGACCTTATCTCCTGTGCCGACTGTGGGCGATCAG GACACCCCTCGTGTTTACAGTTCACGGTGAACATGACGGCAGCTGTGCGGACCTACCGCTGGCAGTGCATCGAGTGcaagtcctgcagcctgtgtggCACCTCGGAGAACGAC GGTGCCAGCTGGGCGGGTCTCACCTCCCAGGACCAGCTGCTGTTTTGTGACGACTGCGATCGGGGTTACCACATGTACTGCCTGAGTCCCCCCATGGCGGAGCCCCCGGAAG GGAGCTGGAGTTGTCACCTCTGTCTTCGGCACCTGAAAGAGAAGGCCTCTGCCTACATCACCCTCACCTAG
- the DPF1 gene encoding zinc finger protein neuro-d4 isoform X3, with the protein MATAIQNPLKSLGEDFYREAIEHCRSYNARLCAERSLRLPFLDSQTGVAQNNCYIWMEKTHRGPGLAPGQIYTYPARCWRKKRRLNILEDPRLRPCEYKIDCETPLKKEGGLPEGPVLEALLCAETGEKKIELKEEETIMDCQKQQLLEFPHDLEVEDLEDDIPRRKNRAKGKAYGIGGLRKRQDTASLEDRDKPYVCDICGKRYKNRPGLSYHYTHTHLAEEEGEENAERHALPFHRKNNHKQFYKELAWVPEAQRKHTAKKAPDGTVIPNGYCDFCLGGSKKTGCPEDLISCADCGRSGHPSCLQFTVNMTAAVRTYRWQCIECKSCSLCGTSENDDQLLFCDDCDRGYHMYCLSPPMAEPPEGSWSCHLCLRHLKEKASAYITLT; encoded by the exons CCTAGGCGAGGACTTCTACCGAGAAGCCATCGAGCACTGCCGCAGCTACAACGCACGCCTGTGCGCCGAGCGCAGCCTGCGCCTGCCGTTCCTCGACTCGCAGACCGGCGTGGCCCAGAACAACTGCTACATCTGGATGGAGAAGACCCACCGCGGCCCGG GTTTGGCCCCGGGACAGATCTACACGTACCCCGCCCGCTGTTGGAGAAAGAAACGGAGACTCAACATCCTGGAAGACCCCAGACTTCGGCCCTGCGAGTACAAGATTG ACTGTGAGACGCCATTGAAGAAGGAGGGCGGCCTCCCAGAAGGGCCGGTCCTTGAGGCTCTACTGTGTGCTGAGACAGGGGAGAAGAAGATAGAGCTGAAGGAGGAGGAGACCATTATGGACTGCCAG AAACAGCAGCTGCTGGAGTTTCCACATGATCTTGAAGTGGAAGACTTGGAGGATGACATTCCCAGGAGGAAGAACAGGGCCAAAGGAAAG GCATATGGCATCGGGGGTCTCCGGAAACGCCAGGACACCGCTTCCCTGGAGGACCGAGACAAGCCGTATGTCTGTGATA TCTGTGGGAAACGGTATAAGAACCGGCCAGGGCTCAGCTACCACTACACCCACACCCACCTggctgaggaggagggggaggagaacgCCGAACGCCACGCCCTGCCCTTCCACCGGAAAAACAACCATAAAC AGTTTTACAAAGAATTGGCCTGGGTCCCTGAGGCACAGAGGAAACACACAG CCAAGAAGGCGCCTGATGGCACTGTCATCCCCAACGGCTACTGTGACTTCTGCCTGGGTGGCTCCAAGAAGACGGGGTGTCCCGAGGACCTTATCTCCTGTGCCGACTGTGGGCGATCAG GACACCCCTCGTGTTTACAGTTCACGGTGAACATGACGGCAGCTGTGCGGACCTACCGCTGGCAGTGCATCGAGTGcaagtcctgcagcctgtgtggCACCTCGGAGAACGAC GACCAGCTGCTGTTTTGTGACGACTGCGATCGGGGTTACCACATGTACTGCCTGAGTCCCCCCATGGCGGAGCCCCCGGAAG GGAGCTGGAGTTGTCACCTCTGTCTTCGGCACCTGAAAGAGAAGGCCTCTGCCTACATCACCCTCACCTAG
- the DPF1 gene encoding zinc finger protein neuro-d4 isoform X4 yields MATVIPGPLSLGEDFYREAIEHCRSYNARLCAERSLRLPFLDSQTGVAQNNCYIWMEKTHRGPGLAPGQIYTYPARCWRKKRRLNILEDPRLRPCEYKIDCETPLKKEGGLPEGPVLEALLCAETGEKKIELKEEETIMDCQKQQLLEFPHDLEVEDLEDDIPRRKNRAKGKAYGIGGLRKRQDTASLEDRDKPYVCDICGKRYKNRPGLSYHYTHTHLAEEEGEENAERHALPFHRKNNHKQFYKELAWVPEAQRKHTAKKAPDGTVIPNGYCDFCLGGSKKTGCPEDLISCADCGRSGHPSCLQFTVNMTAAVRTYRWQCIECKSCSLCGTSENDDQLLFCDDCDRGYHMYCLSPPMAEPPEGSWSCHLCLRHLKEKASAYITLT; encoded by the exons ATGGCCACGGTCATCCCCGGCCCCCTGAG CCTAGGCGAGGACTTCTACCGAGAAGCCATCGAGCACTGCCGCAGCTACAACGCACGCCTGTGCGCCGAGCGCAGCCTGCGCCTGCCGTTCCTCGACTCGCAGACCGGCGTGGCCCAGAACAACTGCTACATCTGGATGGAGAAGACCCACCGCGGCCCGG GTTTGGCCCCGGGACAGATCTACACGTACCCCGCCCGCTGTTGGAGAAAGAAACGGAGACTCAACATCCTGGAAGACCCCAGACTTCGGCCCTGCGAGTACAAGATTG ACTGTGAGACGCCATTGAAGAAGGAGGGCGGCCTCCCAGAAGGGCCGGTCCTTGAGGCTCTACTGTGTGCTGAGACAGGGGAGAAGAAGATAGAGCTGAAGGAGGAGGAGACCATTATGGACTGCCAG AAACAGCAGCTGCTGGAGTTTCCACATGATCTTGAAGTGGAAGACTTGGAGGATGACATTCCCAGGAGGAAGAACAGGGCCAAAGGAAAG GCATATGGCATCGGGGGTCTCCGGAAACGCCAGGACACCGCTTCCCTGGAGGACCGAGACAAGCCGTATGTCTGTGATA TCTGTGGGAAACGGTATAAGAACCGGCCAGGGCTCAGCTACCACTACACCCACACCCACCTggctgaggaggagggggaggagaacgCCGAACGCCACGCCCTGCCCTTCCACCGGAAAAACAACCATAAAC AGTTTTACAAAGAATTGGCCTGGGTCCCTGAGGCACAGAGGAAACACACAG CCAAGAAGGCGCCTGATGGCACTGTCATCCCCAACGGCTACTGTGACTTCTGCCTGGGTGGCTCCAAGAAGACGGGGTGTCCCGAGGACCTTATCTCCTGTGCCGACTGTGGGCGATCAG GACACCCCTCGTGTTTACAGTTCACGGTGAACATGACGGCAGCTGTGCGGACCTACCGCTGGCAGTGCATCGAGTGcaagtcctgcagcctgtgtggCACCTCGGAGAACGAC GACCAGCTGCTGTTTTGTGACGACTGCGATCGGGGTTACCACATGTACTGCCTGAGTCCCCCCATGGCGGAGCCCCCGGAAG GGAGCTGGAGTTGTCACCTCTGTCTTCGGCACCTGAAAGAGAAGGCCTCTGCCTACATCACCCTCACCTAG
- the DPF1 gene encoding zinc finger protein neuro-d4 isoform X2 → MATAIQNPLKSLGEDFYREAIEHCRSYNARLCAERSLRLPFLDSQTGVAQNNCYIWMEKTHRGPGLAPGQIYTYPARCWRKKRRLNILEDPRLRPCEYKIDCETPLKKEGGLPEGPVLEALLCAETGEKKIELKEEETIMDCQKQQLLEFPHDLEVEDLEDDIPRRKNRAKGKAYGIGGLRKRQDTASLEDRDKPYVCDICGKRYKNRPGLSYHYTHTHLAEEEGEENAERHALPFHRKNNHKQFYKELAWVPEAQRKHTAKKAPDGTVIPNGYCDFCLGGSKKTGCPEDLISCADCGRSGHPSCLQFTVNMTAAVRTYRWQCIECKSCSLCGTSENDGASWAGLTSQDQLLFCDDCDRGYHMYCLSPPMAEPPEGSWSCHLCLRHLKEKASAYITLT, encoded by the exons CCTAGGCGAGGACTTCTACCGAGAAGCCATCGAGCACTGCCGCAGCTACAACGCACGCCTGTGCGCCGAGCGCAGCCTGCGCCTGCCGTTCCTCGACTCGCAGACCGGCGTGGCCCAGAACAACTGCTACATCTGGATGGAGAAGACCCACCGCGGCCCGG GTTTGGCCCCGGGACAGATCTACACGTACCCCGCCCGCTGTTGGAGAAAGAAACGGAGACTCAACATCCTGGAAGACCCCAGACTTCGGCCCTGCGAGTACAAGATTG ACTGTGAGACGCCATTGAAGAAGGAGGGCGGCCTCCCAGAAGGGCCGGTCCTTGAGGCTCTACTGTGTGCTGAGACAGGGGAGAAGAAGATAGAGCTGAAGGAGGAGGAGACCATTATGGACTGCCAG AAACAGCAGCTGCTGGAGTTTCCACATGATCTTGAAGTGGAAGACTTGGAGGATGACATTCCCAGGAGGAAGAACAGGGCCAAAGGAAAG GCATATGGCATCGGGGGTCTCCGGAAACGCCAGGACACCGCTTCCCTGGAGGACCGAGACAAGCCGTATGTCTGTGATA TCTGTGGGAAACGGTATAAGAACCGGCCAGGGCTCAGCTACCACTACACCCACACCCACCTggctgaggaggagggggaggagaacgCCGAACGCCACGCCCTGCCCTTCCACCGGAAAAACAACCATAAAC AGTTTTACAAAGAATTGGCCTGGGTCCCTGAGGCACAGAGGAAACACACAG CCAAGAAGGCGCCTGATGGCACTGTCATCCCCAACGGCTACTGTGACTTCTGCCTGGGTGGCTCCAAGAAGACGGGGTGTCCCGAGGACCTTATCTCCTGTGCCGACTGTGGGCGATCAG GACACCCCTCGTGTTTACAGTTCACGGTGAACATGACGGCAGCTGTGCGGACCTACCGCTGGCAGTGCATCGAGTGcaagtcctgcagcctgtgtggCACCTCGGAGAACGAC GGTGCCAGCTGGGCGGGTCTCACCTCCCAGGACCAGCTGCTGTTTTGTGACGACTGCGATCGGGGTTACCACATGTACTGCCTGAGTCCCCCCATGGCGGAGCCCCCGGAAG GGAGCTGGAGTTGTCACCTCTGTCTTCGGCACCTGAAAGAGAAGGCCTCTGCCTACATCACCCTCACCTAG
- the DPF1 gene encoding zinc finger protein neuro-d4 isoform X6, translating into MATAIQNPLKSLGEDFYREAIEHCRSYNARLCAERSLRLPFLDSQTGVAQNNCYIWMEKTHRGPGLAPGQIYTYPARCWRKKRRLNILEDPRLRPCEYKIDCETPLKKEGGLPEGPVLEALLCAETGEKKIELKEEETIMDCQKQQLLEFPHDLEVEDLEDDIPRRKNRAKGKAYGIGGLRKRQDTASLEDRDKPYVCDICGKRYKNRPGLSYHYTHTHLAEEEGEENAERHALPFHRKNNHKPKKAPDGTVIPNGYCDFCLGGSKKTGCPEDLISCADCGRSGHPSCLQFTVNMTAAVRTYRWQCIECKSCSLCGTSENDDQLLFCDDCDRGYHMYCLSPPMAEPPEGSWSCHLCLRHLKEKASAYITLT; encoded by the exons CCTAGGCGAGGACTTCTACCGAGAAGCCATCGAGCACTGCCGCAGCTACAACGCACGCCTGTGCGCCGAGCGCAGCCTGCGCCTGCCGTTCCTCGACTCGCAGACCGGCGTGGCCCAGAACAACTGCTACATCTGGATGGAGAAGACCCACCGCGGCCCGG GTTTGGCCCCGGGACAGATCTACACGTACCCCGCCCGCTGTTGGAGAAAGAAACGGAGACTCAACATCCTGGAAGACCCCAGACTTCGGCCCTGCGAGTACAAGATTG ACTGTGAGACGCCATTGAAGAAGGAGGGCGGCCTCCCAGAAGGGCCGGTCCTTGAGGCTCTACTGTGTGCTGAGACAGGGGAGAAGAAGATAGAGCTGAAGGAGGAGGAGACCATTATGGACTGCCAG AAACAGCAGCTGCTGGAGTTTCCACATGATCTTGAAGTGGAAGACTTGGAGGATGACATTCCCAGGAGGAAGAACAGGGCCAAAGGAAAG GCATATGGCATCGGGGGTCTCCGGAAACGCCAGGACACCGCTTCCCTGGAGGACCGAGACAAGCCGTATGTCTGTGATA TCTGTGGGAAACGGTATAAGAACCGGCCAGGGCTCAGCTACCACTACACCCACACCCACCTggctgaggaggagggggaggagaacgCCGAACGCCACGCCCTGCCCTTCCACCGGAAAAACAACCATAAAC CCAAGAAGGCGCCTGATGGCACTGTCATCCCCAACGGCTACTGTGACTTCTGCCTGGGTGGCTCCAAGAAGACGGGGTGTCCCGAGGACCTTATCTCCTGTGCCGACTGTGGGCGATCAG GACACCCCTCGTGTTTACAGTTCACGGTGAACATGACGGCAGCTGTGCGGACCTACCGCTGGCAGTGCATCGAGTGcaagtcctgcagcctgtgtggCACCTCGGAGAACGAC GACCAGCTGCTGTTTTGTGACGACTGCGATCGGGGTTACCACATGTACTGCCTGAGTCCCCCCATGGCGGAGCCCCCGGAAG GGAGCTGGAGTTGTCACCTCTGTCTTCGGCACCTGAAAGAGAAGGCCTCTGCCTACATCACCCTCACCTAG